GGAGCTGCTCGCCGGCGCCGTCGGTTTCACGGGCGCGGTCGAGGTCACCGCGGCGCTCGCCCCGGGCGCGCCGGCCGACCGCGCGGAGGACGAACTGGCGGCGCGCGGCGTCGCCGTCGCGGCAGTCGGGCACGAGCCGGGGATCTCCGCGCTGGCGGCGAGGCTGTGCGGCCGCCTCCTGCGGCCGTTTCGCCCGGGTCAGGTCGCCTGCGTCGACGGCGGTGCACTCGCGTGGTGGATCGATCCGGACGCCGGCATCGTGCGCCCGGCGTGATCGCACCGGCGGAGCCGTCAGCCAGGCGGCTCGTCGCCGCCGCCGTCCGCGCGGCCGCCACCCGTCGCGTCGGGGTCCGTGGCCTCGTCGCCGGCCGCGCGGTCTTCGCCGCCGGTCGTTCGCGCGCGGCCGCCCTCGAGCGGCGCCAGCGGATGCGGGCACGCGGCGGCATCGGCCGACCGCCGCGCCGTCATGTTGTGATCGAGCAGGTAGATCATCATGTACGCCTCGGCCGTGCGGCGCGGGCCGGGGCGTCCGGCGACGATGCGGAAATCGGCCGCGAGCTGGCGGCGGAAGTACGATCGGTACAGCGCGATCGGATCGATCCGATCTTCGACGCGTTCGCGTTCGATCTTGCGCCCGAGGACCTGCTCGGCCCATTCGACGGAGATCGCTTCGACGTTGTTGTTGCGCATCGCCGTGCGCAGGGTTGCGACCTCCTCGAAGGTCATGTCGAACAGGAACTCTTCGAATGCCTGCTTCTGTTGCAGCGACACCTCGTCGCGCGCGAAAAACGACAAGAAGTCCGAGGGGCAGTCTTCGCACACGAGGCGGAAGTACTCGCTCGTGCCGAGTAGCGAGCCGAGGTCGGCGTTGACTCGATTGCGCGCACGCCACGCCGACTCGAGCAGAGGGCAGAAGTCGTCGATCTCGACCTGGGCGTTCTCCCAGATCTGGATGAGCTGCTCGGCGGCGCGGCGCTTGGTGGCGAGCCTGACGTCCGGCTTGCGCAACAGAGCGAGCAGCAACTCCTCGGCCAGTTGCGTGTAGATCGACTGCGCGAGTTCGTCGCGCAACCGGCTGTCGAGTTCGCTCAGTTCGTCGCCGGCGCGGTTCGAGTAGTACGCGCACGCCTGGACGAAGCCGCGCAAGAACTGGATCTTTGCGATGAGGAACGTGCGCGACAGGGTCGCCTTCAGCGGCAGCGCGAGTTCGCCGGACAGGCCGTCGTTTTCGCACAGGTGTTCGATCAGTGTCTCTTCCGACCGCTGTTTGCCGGCGAACGAGTCCGGCTCCCGCAACGAGGGCGACGCGCGCACGAGGTTGGACAGGTCGATGAGCTGCCGGAGATGGCCGCGCAGCGCGTCGGCGTCGTGGGTGGAGGCGCGCGACAGGGCTTTCAGACCGCGGGTGACGAGCGCCGACTCGGCGTCGTCGAACAGGCGGAGCTGCCGGGTGTCCATCGCCGCTGCGGACGACATGCTTCTGCAAGGCTACCACTGGTTGCCGGGGCGTTCGACCCGCTTTCGGCCCGCAGTCGGTCAGTGTTCGATTCGGCGCAGGACGGGGTACAGGTGCAGCCCGGGCCCGGCGTCGCGGCGGGCGAACCGGCGCGTCCACTTCTCGAACCCGGGTTTCTCCACTTCGACGGTCACGCTGGCGACGTCGTCCGGCCACACCCATTGCGTGCCGGCGGGGACGCGCGTACCCCGGATGGACACCGCGGCATCCCTCGGATCGGGGGAGACGGTCACCGTCAGCGGCTGGGTGGCCGCCGCCGGAGCCGCATCCGGCGTGCGGCTCTTGAGCGCGTAGGCGGTGGCCATGGCGGACACGACCGCACCGAGCAGCGCGGCCAACACCCACGCGGCGCGGCCGCCGCCGGTCGCCGCCGCTGCGGCGTGTTCTTCGTCGTCCGCATCGCCCGCGTCGTCGGCGTCGCGCGGCGCCTCGGTAAACAGGTGCAGCGAGCGTGCGCCGACCTTGCCCTTTGCGAACAGGTCCATG
This genomic window from Deltaproteobacteria bacterium contains:
- the sixA gene encoding phosphohistidine phosphatase SixA, whose amino-acid sequence is MRAYLIRHGHAVSADTAGADDRRWLSEQGRAQLVGVAERLRDLRVSFDAVVCSPLVRAVQTAELLAGAVGFTGAVEVTAALAPGAPADRAEDELAARGVAVAAVGHEPGISALAARLCGRLLRPFRPGQVACVDGGALAWWIDPDAGIVRPA